In one Nicotiana sylvestris chromosome 8, ASM39365v2, whole genome shotgun sequence genomic region, the following are encoded:
- the LOC104220105 gene encoding cathecol O-methyltransferase 1-like, which produces MESSTKSQIPTQSEEERNCTYAMQLLSSSVLPFVLHSTIQLEVFEILAKANDTKLSASQIVSQMPNCKNPDAATMLDRMLYGLASYSLFTCSIVEEENGGSKRVYGLSAVGKFFVRDEDGASMGPLLALLQDKVFINSWFELKDAVLDGGVPFDRVHGVHAFEYPKSDPKFNDVFNKAMINHTTVVMKKILENYKGFDNLKTLVDVGGGLGVNLKMIRAKYPTIKGTNFDLPHVVQHAPSYPGVEYVGGDMFESVPEGDAIFMKWILHDWSDSHNLKLLKNCYKALPDNGKVIVVEGILPVKPETDTAVVGVSQCDLIMMAQNPGGKERSEQEFRVLATEAGFKGVNLICCVCNFWVMEFCK; this is translated from the exons ATGGAATCCTCAACCAAAAGCCAAATACCAACACAATCAGAAGAAGAACGTAACTGCACATATGCCATGCAACTATTGTCATCTTCAGTGCTTCCCTTTGTATTGCATTCAACAATACAATTGGAAGTTTTTGAGATATTAGCAAAAGCCAATGACACTAAACTTTCTGCTTCTCAAATTGTTtctcaaatgccaaactgcaagAATCCTGATGCAGCTACTATGTTAGATAGGATGCTTTATGGTTTGGCTAGTTACTCATTGTTTACTTGTTCTATTGTTGAGGAAGAAAATGGTGGATCGAAAAGAGTGTATGGTTTGTCAGCAGTGGGAAAATTCTTTGTCAGAGATGAAGATGGTGCATCAATGGGGCCACTTTTGGCTTTGCTACAAGATAAAGTATTCATTAACAGCTG GTTTGAATTAAAAGATGCAGTTCTTGATGGAGGAGTTCCATTTGACAGGGTACACGGTGTACATGCATTTGAATATCCAAAATCAGATCCCAAATTCAATGATGTTTTCAACAAGGCAATGATCAATCACACAACTGTAGTCATGAAAAAAATACTTGAAAATTATAAAGGTTTTGACAACCTTAAAACTTTGGTTGATGTTGGAGGTGGTCTTGGAGTCAACCTCAAGATGATTAGAGCTAAATACCCCACAATTAAGGGCACTAATTTTGATTTGCCACATGTTGTTCAACATGCACCTTCTTATCCTG GGGTGGAATATGTTGGGGGAGATATGTTTGAAAGTGTTCCAGAAGGAGATGCTATTTTTATGAAG TGGATTCTTCATGACTGGAGTGATAGTCACAACCTCAAGTTGCTAAAGAACTGCTACAAGGCTCTACCAGACAATGGAAAAGTGATTGTTGTTGAGGGTATTTTACCAGTGAAACCTGAAACTGATACCGCTGTGGTTGGTGTCTCGCAATGTGATTTGATCATGATGGCCCAAAATCCTGGAGGCAAAGAGCGATCTGAACAGGAGTTTCGAGTCTTGGCTACTGAAGCCGGATTCAAAGGCGTTAACTTAATATGTTGTGTCTGTAATTTTTGGGTCATGGAATTCTGCAAGTAG